In Leguminivora glycinivorella isolate SPB_JAAS2020 chromosome 11, LegGlyc_1.1, whole genome shotgun sequence, a single window of DNA contains:
- the LOC125230801 gene encoding ragulator complex protein LAMTOR3 homolog, giving the protein MVDDLRKYLNHLLEKVNGLHSIIITDRDGVPLVRAVTERAPQLALRPNFISTFGMATDQASKLGLGRNKTIISMYSSYQVIQMNKLPLVITFIGSDNCNTGHILSLESQIEPFLKDLAAVVQDAP; this is encoded by the exons ATGGTTGATGATTTGCGTAAATATTTGAACCATTTACTGGAAAA AGTAAATGGCTTACATAGCATAATAATAACGGACAGAGATGGAGTCCCTCTGGTGCGGGCGGTGACTGAAAGAGCGCCGCAGCTTGCCTTGAGGCCTAACTTTATATCAACGTTCGGTATGGCGACCGATCAAGCCAGCAAACTGGGTTTAGGAAGAAACAAGACTATCATATCGATGTACTCCAGCTATCAG GTGATACAAATGAACAAGCTGCCCCTAGTGATAACTTTCATCGGTAGCGACAACTGCAACACAGGTCACATCCTGTCTTTAGAGAGTCAGATAGAACCGTTCTTAAAGGATCTGGCGGCTGTGGTTCAAGATGCGCCTTGA
- the LOC125230884 gene encoding uncharacterized protein LOC125230884, whose amino-acid sequence MGIFCQISLCKPADDDGKHTYQPGSIVSGGIRYAIDEEYNFRSITVSLKGRGHLYLEDLTKKRRRRMYTYTNDEIYVHLDEVVYTFERDPHPVGQFNTRFSFQLPQNIPGSIDYYKETVKYLAKCYAKYVVSIKFEMLNFLRPDKQYEKEIHVISVQTPRLTMKPLVYGDQKSLLQINPLCLGKKDIVNLKAVMTNSVLRPSECVKVEYEIANHTNKQIKGIKVKLSEVDQYTSMGGSVFKNYTDVEGAEYKYESIPGGETAKFTAEIAVPQHCASIDHCKFLSRDYAVMTVVRLPGLHVNMPLEIPFQVIKTLSSSEEENYCVSACVRCTFMNEEINSLRDDPPNYWEVMAEGLNDCYKRKRSKGDVIL is encoded by the coding sequence ATGGGTATTTTTTGTCAAATAAGTTTATGTAAACCAGCGGATGATGACGGGAAACACACGTACCAACCTGGAAGCATCGTGTCCGGAGGAATTAGATACGCCATCGATGAAGAATACAACTTTAGATCGATAACTGTATCGTTAAAGGGTCGTGGACATCTTTACCTAGAAGACTTAACGAAGAAAAGAAGACGACGCATGTACACATACACTAACGACGAAATATACGTGCACTTAGACGAAGTTGTATACACTTTCGAGAGGGACCCTCACCCAGTAGGACAATTCAATACTCGGTTCAGTTTTCAGCTGCCGCAAAATATTCCAGGTTCAATAGACTACTATAAGGAAACAGTGAAGTACCTTGCGAAGTGCTATGCCAAATATGTTGTATCTATTAAATTTGAGATGCTAAATTTTCTCAGACCGGACAAGCAGTACGAAAAGGAGATACACGTGATCTCCGTTCAGACTCCACGTCTTACAATGAAGCCTTTGGTGTACGGCGACCAGAAAAGCTTACTTCAAATCAACCCTTTGTGCCTGGGCAAAAAAGACATTGTCAACTTAAAGGCCGTTATGACTAACTCGGTTCTCAGACCCAGTGAGTGTGTGAAAGTGGAATATGAGATCGCTAATCATACGAATAAACAAATCAAAGGCATTAAAGTGAAATTATCTGAAGTCGACCAATATACTTCAATGGGAGGCAGCGTTTTCAAAAATTATACCGACGTAGAGGGTGCTGAGTACAAATATGAGAGTATACCAGGGGGTGAAACAGCGAAATTTACTGCCGAAATCGCAGTTCCTCAACATTGTGCTTCTATTGATCATTGTAAATTTTTATCCCGCGATTATGCTGTAATGACTGTTGTTAGATTACCGGGCTTGCATGTAAATATGCCATTAGAAATCCCTTTTCAAGTAATAAAAACTCTGTCAAGCAGCGAAGAGGAAAACTATTGCGTTTCTGCCTGTGTTCGTTGTACTTTTATGAATGAAGAAATAAACTCGCTCAGGGATGATCCACCGAACTATTGGGAAGTGATGGCCGAGGGCCTCAATGATTGTTATAAAAGAAAAAGATCTAAAGGAGATGTAATACTTTAG
- the LOC125230800 gene encoding pre-mRNA-splicing factor Syf2: MSDTESAGPSASGKELTFAEKQAERMKRLRTLHSARNEARTHNHQEVVAEEARNKLPANYEAKRRQAEWLVDDQKKRDEAESLGKDYDRVKLLNISAVEAERLERKKKKKNPDQGFSTYEQATVRQYNRLVKNMPTADMEQYEKQKQKYGDAFYGGPNVIIHGMHQDRKEAVDKMVDDLEGQIAKRAKYSRRRIHNDDADIDYINERNAKFNKKLERFYGEHTAEIKQNLERGTAI, from the coding sequence ATGAGTGACACAGAATCAGCTGGACCGTCTGCATCAGGTAAAGAACTGACATTCGCAGAGAAACAAGCAGAACGCATGAAGAGACTGCGTACTCTCCACTCCGCCAGAAATGAGGCTAGAACGCACAATCACCAGGAAGTTGTGGCCGAAGAGGCAAGGAACAAGCTGCCCGCGAACTACGAGGCCAAGCGACGACAGGCGGAGTGGCTCGTCGATGACCAGAAGAAGCGAGACGAAGCGGAATCACTAGGCAAAGATTACGACAGAGTAAAATTGCTGAATATCTCCGCAGTCGAAGCGGAGCGTTTAGAGCGtaagaagaaaaagaaaaatcCAGACCAAGGGTTCTCCACATATGAACAAGCGACAGTTAGACAATACAATAGATTAGTTAAAAACATGCCAACAGCAGATATGGAGCAATACGAGAAACAGAAGCAAAAGTATGGCGATGCATTCTATGGTGGGCCTAACGTGATCATCCACGGTATGCACCAGGACCGAAAGGAAGCTGTTGACAAGATGGTGGACGACTTGGAAGGTCAAATCGCCAAGCGCGCGAAATATTCGCGCAGACGTATTCACAATGACGATGCTGACATTGATTACATTAACGAGAGGAATGCTAAGTTCAATAAGAAGCTGGAGAGATTCTACGGAGAGCACACTGCTGAAATTAAGCAGAATTTGGAGCGCGGTACTGCCATTTAA
- the LOC125230799 gene encoding uncharacterized protein LOC125230799 isoform X1 gives MSAPTESAASLSACACTNISLMQLFHELKQKFPSVPDHVVSSTIELYCHDKQACETQLHSEVKASLTHAYHASSSAAARHHENKLSAPAKCRNQPIFKHEAPKLTAINAVTCQVPQTAVLSACITDENENNKVNTDANQNVVEPKAFIKEENTNNSSPVTVINIDNCYAKYSAESPSDLELTNETPKEQVSTPQPNPPEPESTNYRILKSNKVRCNLHEKLEKGRSKKTINKEESKEEPKVTINREEPKLKEETHETDLPSPKQPEPVQEKPKRPNTLDFIKPNPDIAFKPHAESEPCRSVSPAPPKQEPRKETPGTYRPERGFSERPDRFPVNVSVNVNCHMDYGYDPWLEDYHSPRPITSVNLTVCTPTSNMASPVRDREDDFEGHVLVTVSPSTARAPPRRRAPPPPAGPAQERLEPRPTRAAPAPPDSSHVPDRSLIERQKERLGRLARALAQERTRLAQLTREARVLAAPLPSPAQRQQLRDDVQRLRAQCDHLTKRVELSAPTLEQEESDNFYNNIYTGQRPPASWKCHMCTFLNHPLLDKCEECDMPRILIGTSPALTLDSGFGSFRDKARNRQNLTDAMDNLRC, from the exons ATGTCTGCCCCGACCGAGAGCGCCGCCAGCCTCTCCGCCTGTGCCTGCACTAACATATCGCTTATGCAACTGTTCCACGAGCTGAAGCAGAAGTTCCCGAGCGTACCCGACCATGTTGTGTCTAGCACCATCGAGCTGTACTGCCACGACAAGCAAGCCTGTGAGACCCAACTGCACAGCGAAGTCAAGGCCTCCCTAACGCACGCGTACCACGCGTCGTCGTCTGCCGCAGCGCGCCACCACGAAAACAAGCTCAGCGCCCCGGCCAAGTGCCGGAACCAGCCCATATTCAAGCATGAGGCTCCCAAATTAACTGCCATTAATGCTGTCACTTGCCAAGTGCCTCAAACGGCTGTATTAAGCGCATGCATCACGGATGAGAATGAAAACAATAAGGTAAACACTGATGCTAATCAAAATGTTGTTGAACCTAAAGCTTTTATCAAAGAGGAAAACACCAACAATTCCTCTCCAGTCACGGTTATAAACATCGACAACTGTTATGCAAAGTACAGTGCTGAATCACCAAGTGACTTGGAGTTGACAAATGAAACACCCAAGGAACAAGTTAGCACACCTCAGCCCAACCCACCGGAGCCAGAGAGCACAAACTATAGGATACTTAAAAGTAACAAAGTAAGATGCAATTTACATGAGAAATTAGAGAAAGGGAGAAGcaagaaaactattaacaaAGAGGAATCAAAAGAGGAACCAAAGGTGACTATTAACAGAGAAGAGCCAAAATTAAAAGAGGAAACTCATGAAACTGATCTACCATCACCAAAACAACCTGAACCAGTGCAAGAGAAACCAAAACGGCCAAACACACTCGATTTTATCAAACCAAATCCAGATATTGCATTTAAGCCCCACGCAGAGAGTGAGCCGTGCAGATCCGTCTCACCGGCCCCTCCGAAACAGGAACCCCGGAAAGAGACACCCGGGACGTATAGACCTGAGAGAGGGTTCTCCGAGAGACCGGATCGTTTTCCTGTCAATGTTTCAGTTAATGTCAATTGTCATATGGACTATGGGTACGATCCATGGTTAGAAGATTATCATAGTCCGAGACCTATAACATCGGTTAATTTGACAGTTTGTACGCCAACGTCCAACATGGCTAGTCCGGTGCGAGATAGGGAGGATGATTTCGAAGGGCACGTGCTGGTGACGGTGAGCCCGAGCACGGCGCGGGCGCCCCCGCGGCGccgggcgccgccgccgcccgcgggGCCGGCGCAGGAGCGCCTGGAGCCGCGGCCGACGCGCGCGGCGCCTGCGCCGCCAGATTCTTCACATG TTCCAGATCGGTCCCTCATCGAGCGTCAAAAAGAACGCCTCGGCCGCCTCGCGCGGGCGTTAGCGCAGGAGCGGACGCGTCTCGCGCAGTTGACACGAGAAGCGCGAGTTCTCGCTGCGCCTTTACCATCGCCGGCGCAACGGCAACAGTTGAGGGATGACGTACAACGCTTGAGGGCGCAGTGCGATCATCTTACTAAGCGGGTCGAGCTTTCTGCGCCGACTTTAG AGCAAGAAGAGTCGGACAACTTCTACAACAACATCTACACGGGCCAGCGGCCGCCCGCGTCGTGGAAGTGCCACATGTGCACCTTCCTCAACCACCCGCTGCTGGACAAGTGCGAGGAGTGCGACATGCCGCGCATCCTCATAGGTACGTCGCCCGCGCTCACTCTCGACTCCGGCTTCGGCTCCTTCCGGGACAAAGCTAGGAATAGACAAAACTTGACTGACGCTATGGACAATTTGCGCTgttaa
- the LOC125230799 gene encoding probable serine/threonine-protein kinase kinX isoform X2, whose translation MSAPTESAASLSACACTNISLMQLFHELKQKFPSVPDHVVSSTIELYCHDKQACETQLHSEVKASLTHAYHASSSAAARHHENKLSAPAKCRNQPIFKHEAPKLTAINAVTCQVPQTAVLSACITDENENNKVNTDANQNVVEPKAFIKEENTNNSSPVTVINIDNCYAKYSAESPSDLELTNETPKEQVSTPQPNPPEPESTNYRILKSNKVRCNLHEKLEKGRSKKTINKEESKEEPKVTINREEPKLKEETHETDLPSPKQPEPVQEKPKRPNTLDFIKPNPDIAFKPHAESEPCRSVSPAPPKQEPRKETPGTYRPERGFSERPDRFPVNVSVNVNCHMDYGYDPWLEDYHSPRPITSVNLTVCTPTSNMASPVRDREDDFEGHVLVTVSPSTARAPPRRRAPPPPAGPAQERLEPRPTRAAPAPPDSSHVPDRSLIERQKERLGRLARALAQERTRLAQLTREARVLAAPLPSPAQRQQLRDDVQRLRAQCDHLTKRVELSAPTLEQEESDNFYNNIYTGQRPPASWKCHMCTFLNHPLLDKCEECDMPRILIVRAHEGITVRLVPGRRKIVRSWVL comes from the exons ATGTCTGCCCCGACCGAGAGCGCCGCCAGCCTCTCCGCCTGTGCCTGCACTAACATATCGCTTATGCAACTGTTCCACGAGCTGAAGCAGAAGTTCCCGAGCGTACCCGACCATGTTGTGTCTAGCACCATCGAGCTGTACTGCCACGACAAGCAAGCCTGTGAGACCCAACTGCACAGCGAAGTCAAGGCCTCCCTAACGCACGCGTACCACGCGTCGTCGTCTGCCGCAGCGCGCCACCACGAAAACAAGCTCAGCGCCCCGGCCAAGTGCCGGAACCAGCCCATATTCAAGCATGAGGCTCCCAAATTAACTGCCATTAATGCTGTCACTTGCCAAGTGCCTCAAACGGCTGTATTAAGCGCATGCATCACGGATGAGAATGAAAACAATAAGGTAAACACTGATGCTAATCAAAATGTTGTTGAACCTAAAGCTTTTATCAAAGAGGAAAACACCAACAATTCCTCTCCAGTCACGGTTATAAACATCGACAACTGTTATGCAAAGTACAGTGCTGAATCACCAAGTGACTTGGAGTTGACAAATGAAACACCCAAGGAACAAGTTAGCACACCTCAGCCCAACCCACCGGAGCCAGAGAGCACAAACTATAGGATACTTAAAAGTAACAAAGTAAGATGCAATTTACATGAGAAATTAGAGAAAGGGAGAAGcaagaaaactattaacaaAGAGGAATCAAAAGAGGAACCAAAGGTGACTATTAACAGAGAAGAGCCAAAATTAAAAGAGGAAACTCATGAAACTGATCTACCATCACCAAAACAACCTGAACCAGTGCAAGAGAAACCAAAACGGCCAAACACACTCGATTTTATCAAACCAAATCCAGATATTGCATTTAAGCCCCACGCAGAGAGTGAGCCGTGCAGATCCGTCTCACCGGCCCCTCCGAAACAGGAACCCCGGAAAGAGACACCCGGGACGTATAGACCTGAGAGAGGGTTCTCCGAGAGACCGGATCGTTTTCCTGTCAATGTTTCAGTTAATGTCAATTGTCATATGGACTATGGGTACGATCCATGGTTAGAAGATTATCATAGTCCGAGACCTATAACATCGGTTAATTTGACAGTTTGTACGCCAACGTCCAACATGGCTAGTCCGGTGCGAGATAGGGAGGATGATTTCGAAGGGCACGTGCTGGTGACGGTGAGCCCGAGCACGGCGCGGGCGCCCCCGCGGCGccgggcgccgccgccgcccgcgggGCCGGCGCAGGAGCGCCTGGAGCCGCGGCCGACGCGCGCGGCGCCTGCGCCGCCAGATTCTTCACATG TTCCAGATCGGTCCCTCATCGAGCGTCAAAAAGAACGCCTCGGCCGCCTCGCGCGGGCGTTAGCGCAGGAGCGGACGCGTCTCGCGCAGTTGACACGAGAAGCGCGAGTTCTCGCTGCGCCTTTACCATCGCCGGCGCAACGGCAACAGTTGAGGGATGACGTACAACGCTTGAGGGCGCAGTGCGATCATCTTACTAAGCGGGTCGAGCTTTCTGCGCCGACTTTAG AGCAAGAAGAGTCGGACAACTTCTACAACAACATCTACACGGGCCAGCGGCCGCCCGCGTCGTGGAAGTGCCACATGTGCACCTTCCTCAACCACCCGCTGCTGGACAAGTGCGAGGAGTGCGACATGCCGCGCATCCTCATAG TTCGAGCTCACGAAGGGATCACAGTGCGCTTGGTGCCAGGACGCCGga AAATTGTGCGTTCGTGGGTGTTATGA